In the Panulirus ornatus isolate Po-2019 chromosome 57, ASM3632096v1, whole genome shotgun sequence genome, one interval contains:
- the LOC139766178 gene encoding uncharacterized protein, producing the protein MGYFLITVAQNDQDTACFITHWGRYKFKRAVMELVSTGDEHNRRGWRPDPPRYPHTIKIVDDVLAFDMVYKHHLAHIINIAQRCDRYGITLNSEKFTFGENKVEFCGYFISSS; encoded by the coding sequence ATGGGATACTTCCTGATCACTGTCGCACAAAACGACCAGGATACGGCATGTTTTATAACACATTGGGGCCGCTATAAGTTCAAACGTGCAGTCATGGAGCTGGTTTCGACCGGCGACGAGCACAACAGACGTGGCTGGCGACCAGACCCTCCGAGATATCCACATACCATCAAGATTGTGGACGACGTTCTAGCCTTCGACATGGTGTACAAACACCACCTCGCTCACATCATCAACATTGCGCAACGTTGCGATCGATATGGCATCACGCTAAACTCTGAGAAGTTCACGTTCGGTGAAAACAAAGTCGAGTTCTGCGGCtatttcatttcctcttcttgA